The following proteins are encoded in a genomic region of Lachnospiraceae bacterium KM106-2:
- a CDS encoding N-acetylmuramoyl-L-alanine amidase, with the protein MAIKIFVDQGHNPSGFNAGAEGNGLREQDITYQVGAYLADILASDPRFDVRTSRTTPTEVLGTSNATSLRTRVEKANSWPADYFISIHVNANDNPDINGTEVYIYRRNTPSEALAQNILDEIVRRVGTKDNQVRTNPALYVLRKTQMPAVLVELGYITNYEDAQKLRDDQYQYAYGIYVGLLNFLGLSQLPQS; encoded by the coding sequence TTGGCAATAAAAATATTTGTCGATCAAGGGCATAATCCTAGTGGATTTAATGCCGGCGCAGAAGGAAACGGTCTTCGTGAGCAAGACATTACTTATCAAGTTGGAGCCTACCTTGCAGATATCTTAGCATCCGATCCTAGATTCGATGTTCGTACATCAAGAACGACCCCAACGGAAGTACTTGGTACCTCAAACGCAACAAGTCTTCGTACCCGTGTAGAGAAAGCAAATAGCTGGCCTGCTGATTACTTTATCTCAATTCACGTTAATGCGAATGACAATCCCGATATCAATGGAACTGAGGTGTATATCTATCGACGCAATACGCCATCCGAAGCGTTGGCACAAAATATTCTTGATGAAATAGTTCGAAGGGTTGGAACAAAGGATAATCAAGTTCGCACCAATCCAGCCCTCTATGTTTTAAGAAAGACACAAATGCCTGCTGTCTTAGTAGAACTCGGCTACATTACGAATTATGAAGATGCACAGAAACTAAGAGATGATCAATACCAATATGCATATGGAATCTACGTTGGTCTGCTGAACTTTCTTGGTCTTAGTCAACTTCCACAGTCTTAA
- a CDS encoding sodium/proton antiporter, whose protein sequence is MSKLRKSSADSKWCRFVNWVNGTVEENKKEESAKDQISVEEVAATVEKQSSLIDKVGNLEGETALNQRLDQFQEKGMRFFHGSNKVMSVMICLIVVGVLLYTVSFLPEFGDASSPINNEVSERYITKGIQETGAVNIVTGMILDYRAFDTFGESHVLYVAACVVLILLRLDVKSKAAKKDENDELSVEESEANDRIYEPKNDVILQKVATCLVPPIMIFGIYVILNGHLSPGGGFSGGAIIGAGLILYLNAFGFKKTGRFFTMNTFKTVTFLSLVGYAMSKSYSFFTGANHIHSIIPLGTPGDILSSGLILPLNIFVGLVVACTMYGFYALFRKGGM, encoded by the coding sequence ATGTCGAAACTAAGAAAAAGTAGTGCGGATAGTAAATGGTGCCGTTTTGTAAACTGGGTAAATGGAACGGTAGAAGAGAACAAGAAGGAAGAAAGTGCGAAGGATCAAATTAGTGTTGAAGAAGTGGCTGCAACAGTAGAAAAACAATCATCATTAATTGATAAGGTTGGAAATCTAGAGGGTGAAACAGCACTGAATCAAAGATTAGATCAGTTCCAAGAAAAAGGGATGCGATTCTTTCATGGCAGCAACAAAGTAATGTCAGTTATGATCTGCCTCATTGTTGTAGGAGTGTTACTTTATACCGTGTCATTTTTACCGGAGTTTGGAGATGCATCTAGTCCGATCAATAATGAAGTATCCGAGCGATATATTACTAAGGGAATTCAAGAGACAGGAGCCGTTAATATCGTAACGGGTATGATCCTTGATTATCGTGCATTTGATACCTTTGGAGAGTCACATGTTTTATATGTAGCAGCTTGTGTCGTGTTAATTCTTTTACGTTTAGATGTGAAGTCAAAAGCGGCGAAGAAAGACGAAAATGATGAGCTTTCAGTAGAAGAAAGTGAAGCAAATGATAGAATTTATGAACCAAAGAATGATGTTATTTTACAAAAAGTAGCAACATGTCTTGTTCCGCCGATCATGATCTTTGGAATTTATGTTATTTTAAATGGTCATCTTTCACCAGGGGGGGGGTTCTCCGGTGGAGCAATCATCGGTGCTGGATTAATCCTTTACTTAAATGCATTTGGATTTAAGAAGACAGGGCGTTTCTTTACAATGAATACATTTAAAACAGTAACGTTCTTATCATTAGTCGGTTATGCAATGAGCAAGAGTTATTCCTTCTTTACAGGAGCGAATCATATTCATTCAATTATTCCACTTGGTACGCCAGGAGATATCTTAAGCAGTGGTTTGATCTTACCGCTTAATATCTTTGTAGGACTTGTCGTTGCATGTACAATGTATGGTTTTTATGCATTATTCAGAAAAGGAGGAATGTAG
- a CDS encoding NADH-ubiquinone oxidoreductase chain M, with product MEFIKNFPFFSIVLCMVASTVSSVLSGKNAKRVTMFVVSAVGIMSAFVCYYVMQTGESFTYLMGHHPAPWGNELRVGVLEGVMVVFFCIIMMISLLGGMKQIFKDVSEKKLNLYFIMIDLLLASMIALIYTNDLFNAYVFIEINTIAACGLIMSKQNGRTLVGAMKYMVMSLVGSGLILFGLSILYGVTGHLLMPNIKESVIALTQSGQYRVPVLVTIAMVTVGLAIKSALYPFHNWLPDTYSYGTATSSALLSSLVSKSYIFLLIKIIYRVVGFDVIVGSGILNIFFVFGLAGMIMGSIRALAQNDIRKMIAYSSVAQIGYIYMGIGLGTKFGVYAAVFHIMSHAASKALLFISANGLSVASGNGKEFANLRGAGYRNKLAGFGFMVGSLSMVGIPLFAGFISKLNFAQAAMVSGSKMMPTLICLAISTVLNAGYFIRAVIVLYTPVTKAEQPENYYKRDYSFIISVVCFVILNFVLGMFSGPIMDAIKSGLAMFA from the coding sequence GTGGAGTTTATTAAGAATTTTCCGTTTTTTAGTATCGTGTTGTGTATGGTTGCATCAACAGTCAGTTCAGTTCTTAGCGGAAAGAATGCGAAGCGTGTTACCATGTTCGTTGTATCAGCGGTAGGAATCATGTCAGCATTCGTATGTTATTATGTTATGCAGACAGGAGAAAGTTTTACTTACTTAATGGGACATCATCCGGCACCATGGGGAAATGAATTACGTGTTGGTGTTTTAGAAGGCGTAATGGTAGTGTTCTTCTGTATCATTATGATGATTTCTTTACTTGGTGGTATGAAGCAGATCTTTAAAGATGTTTCAGAAAAGAAATTGAATCTGTATTTTATTATGATCGACCTTTTATTAGCATCTATGATCGCATTAATCTATACAAACGATTTATTTAATGCTTACGTATTTATCGAGATCAATACCATTGCAGCATGTGGATTGATCATGAGTAAACAAAATGGTCGTACGTTAGTAGGTGCGATGAAATACATGGTAATGAGTCTTGTTGGTTCCGGGCTGATCCTGTTTGGACTTTCTATTCTATATGGAGTTACAGGACATCTCTTGATGCCAAATATCAAAGAATCTGTGATTGCTTTAACACAATCCGGACAGTACCGTGTCCCAGTCCTTGTAACAATTGCGATGGTTACAGTCGGTCTTGCGATCAAGTCTGCACTTTATCCATTCCACAATTGGCTGCCAGATACGTACAGCTATGGTACAGCAACTTCAAGTGCCTTATTATCAAGTCTTGTATCAAAAAGTTATATCTTTTTACTTATTAAGATCATTTACCGTGTAGTTGGATTTGATGTGATCGTTGGCAGCGGTATTTTAAATATCTTTTTTGTATTTGGTTTAGCAGGTATGATCATGGGATCGATCCGTGCCTTAGCACAGAATGATATTAGAAAGATGATCGCGTATTCTTCGGTTGCACAGATTGGTTACATCTACATGGGAATTGGTCTGGGTACTAAATTTGGAGTATATGCAGCAGTCTTTCATATTATGTCTCATGCGGCATCCAAAGCATTATTATTTATTTCTGCAAATGGTCTTTCTGTTGCAAGTGGAAATGGAAAAGAGTTTGCCAATCTTCGTGGTGCAGGATACCGTAATAAGTTAGCGGGATTTGGATTTATGGTAGGTTCTTTATCTATGGTAGGTATTCCGCTATTTGCTGGATTTATCAGTAAACTTAATTTCGCACAGGCTGCTATGGTATCAGGATCAAAGATGATGCCGACCTTAATCTGTCTTGCAATCAGTACCGTATTAAATGCAGGCTATTTTATTCGTGCAGTTATTGTACTTTATACACCGGTAACAAAAGCAGAACAGCCAGAAAATTACTACAAAAGAGATTACTCATTTATTATTTCTGTAGTATGCTTTGTAATTCTTAACTTTGTATTAGGTATGTTCTCTGGACCGATCATGGACGCGATCAAAAGCGGCTTAGCCATGTTTGCTTAA
- a CDS encoding methionine ABC transporter ATP-binding protein — protein MLIIKDIYKTFNPKTINEKRALRGINLHLNPKDFVTVIGGNGAGKSTMLNMIAGVYPIDYGSIILDGVDMSKQKEHTRAKLLGRVFQDPMLGTASNMEIQENLALAYRRGKRRGLSWGISAKEKEFYQEALKRLDLGLEDRMSSKVGLLSGGQRQALTLLMATLQQPKLLLLDEHTAALDPKTAKKVLDLTKEIVKEQELTALMVTHNMKDAIHIGNRLIMMHNGKIVYDVAGEEKKNLKVDDLLKKFETVAGEELANDRMLLA, from the coding sequence ATGTTGATCATAAAAGATATCTATAAGACTTTTAATCCGAAGACAATAAATGAAAAGCGTGCATTACGCGGTATTAACTTGCATCTGAATCCGAAGGATTTCGTAACTGTGATCGGTGGAAATGGTGCGGGAAAATCGACAATGCTAAATATGATCGCCGGAGTATATCCGATTGATTATGGAAGTATTATTTTAGATGGTGTCGATATGAGTAAACAAAAGGAACATACACGTGCTAAATTACTTGGAAGAGTATTTCAAGATCCTATGTTAGGAACGGCATCCAATATGGAGATTCAGGAGAATCTGGCTTTAGCTTATCGGAGAGGAAAACGAAGAGGATTATCTTGGGGGATTAGCGCGAAAGAAAAAGAGTTTTATCAAGAGGCACTAAAGCGATTAGATTTAGGGCTTGAAGATCGAATGAGTTCTAAAGTAGGCTTATTATCAGGAGGTCAAAGGCAGGCGTTAACACTCTTGATGGCTACTTTGCAACAGCCCAAGTTATTATTGCTAGATGAACATACCGCTGCATTAGATCCGAAAACAGCGAAGAAGGTATTGGATCTAACAAAAGAGATTGTAAAGGAACAAGAATTGACCGCTTTGATGGTTACTCATAATATGAAGGATGCAATCCATATTGGTAATCGTTTGATCATGATGCATAATGGGAAAATCGTATATGATGTAGCCGGAGAAGAAAAGAAGAATCTGAAAGTGGATGATCTTCTGAAGAAGTTTGAGACAGTTGCTGGAGAAGAGTTGGCAAACGATCGAATGCTTTTAGCTTAA
- a CDS encoding D-lactate dehydrogenase, protein MKIFVWNYRDFDEAPYFTKYAAEYGIELGISKESPTLENAELAKGYDCLSVITTKFDASLLQKFYDLGIRMISTRTIGYDHIDLKKAKELGIMVSNAAYDPSGVADYTIMLMLMSIRKMKRIMQRAVINDFSLPGNMGGQLSKCTIGVIGTGKIGTTVIKDLSGFGCKLYAHDVWENEAVKEYAEYVDLETIYNKCDIITLHMPLNKENKHMINSESIDKMKDGVILINTARGGLINTKDLIQAIESDKIGAVGLDVIEDEYGLYYNNLKDKNIGKRELSILRDFPNVTVTPHMAFYTDQAIHDMVQHSIQSCYVRLHKEEDPWKII, encoded by the coding sequence ATGAAGATTTTTGTTTGGAATTACAGGGATTTTGATGAAGCACCTTATTTTACAAAATATGCCGCAGAGTATGGGATAGAGCTTGGAATCAGCAAAGAGTCGCCCACACTGGAGAATGCAGAACTAGCAAAAGGTTATGATTGTTTAAGTGTAATAACGACTAAGTTTGATGCGTCGCTACTACAGAAGTTTTATGACTTAGGGATTCGTATGATCTCAACAAGAACGATCGGTTATGATCATATTGATCTTAAGAAGGCAAAAGAATTAGGCATCATGGTAAGTAATGCTGCGTATGATCCAAGCGGAGTGGCGGACTATACGATCATGTTGATGTTAATGAGTATTCGAAAGATGAAACGGATCATGCAGCGAGCAGTGATCAATGACTTTAGTCTTCCGGGAAACATGGGAGGACAGTTATCTAAATGTACGATCGGAGTAATTGGAACTGGAAAAATCGGAACAACTGTAATTAAAGATTTATCCGGCTTCGGATGTAAGCTCTATGCTCATGATGTCTGGGAAAATGAAGCAGTAAAAGAATATGCGGAGTATGTAGATTTAGAGACCATATATAACAAATGTGATATAATAACGCTACATATGCCACTAAATAAAGAAAACAAACATATGATCAATAGCGAGAGCATTGATAAGATGAAGGACGGAGTTATTCTGATCAATACAGCAAGAGGTGGTCTTATCAACACAAAAGACTTGATTCAGGCCATTGAATCTGATAAGATAGGTGCTGTTGGCCTTGATGTGATCGAAGATGAATATGGTCTTTATTACAATAATCTGAAGGACAAGAATATTGGAAAAAGGGAATTGTCGATCTTGAGAGATTTCCCAAATGTAACGGTAACTCCGCATATGGCGTTCTATACAGATCAGGCGATCCATGATATGGTACAGCATTCTATTCAGTCTTGTTATGTCCGCTTACATAAGGAAGAGGATCCATGGAAGATTATTTAG
- a CDS encoding Na(+) H(+) antiporter subunit G, with translation MAEWIRYVVASIFIIGGVSIAGIATFGVFRFKNALNRMHAAAMIDTLAILLALVGLMFLGDVFSTTQETIFFILKLVLVIVFLWFASPVASHLISRLEVTTNENLEEECEVEK, from the coding sequence ATGGCTGAATGGATTCGATATGTCGTTGCTTCCATTTTTATCATTGGTGGAGTAAGTATCGCTGGGATTGCTACATTTGGTGTTTTTCGTTTTAAGAACGCGCTAAACCGAATGCATGCAGCCGCTATGATTGATACCCTTGCCATCCTATTGGCATTAGTGGGGCTTATGTTTCTTGGAGATGTATTTTCTACCACACAAGAAACGATATTTTTTATCTTAAAGCTAGTCTTAGTTATTGTTTTCTTATGGTTTGCCAGTCCGGTAGCCAGTCATTTGATCAGTCGATTAGAAGTGACAACAAATGAGAACTTAGAAGAGGAATGTGAGGTAGAGAAATAA
- a CDS encoding esterase/lipase, whose translation MEDYLERKIQDRMRAFGLQEKQRMQKEQAEHRPVIGKKQIIDLPGRSLCALVHEPEHPVNETIIFTIHGGGFMLGHCFDDDRLCYELMKKLRVKVVSLEYRLAPEFPYPAGVDDIYEQICLLASGKQVVLLGCSAGANLAVEAAYLGKKTQAFQVNGMCLNYPYLNLVKVAKDRAEIKGSLPNLLMELFRQAYVKDADETKIELTPLAMTQQEIQGLPPSFIAVAQRDNIKEDGIAMHQKLREAGVSSTLYEVENVTHGFIENTYNYDYVSENSRNKTTEEVKQAAYEIIQREVEFIKQLWR comes from the coding sequence ATGGAAGATTATTTAGAAAGAAAAATTCAGGACAGAATGAGAGCATTCGGATTACAGGAAAAGCAGAGAATGCAAAAGGAGCAGGCAGAACATCGCCCTGTCATCGGTAAGAAACAGATCATTGACTTACCAGGTCGAAGTCTATGTGCGTTGGTTCATGAGCCGGAGCATCCCGTAAATGAAACGATTATATTTACCATTCATGGGGGGGGGTTTATGCTTGGCCATTGCTTTGATGATGATCGGTTATGCTATGAACTGATGAAGAAACTTAGGGTTAAGGTAGTTTCTTTAGAATATCGTTTGGCACCGGAATTCCCATATCCTGCTGGAGTGGACGATATCTATGAGCAGATCTGTTTACTGGCTTCTGGAAAGCAAGTTGTGCTTTTAGGCTGTAGTGCCGGGGCTAATCTTGCAGTCGAAGCGGCTTATCTAGGAAAGAAAACACAAGCATTTCAAGTGAATGGAATGTGCTTAAATTATCCCTATCTGAATTTGGTAAAAGTAGCAAAGGATCGGGCTGAGATAAAAGGTTCATTGCCTAATCTATTAATGGAGTTATTTCGCCAGGCTTATGTCAAAGATGCGGATGAAACAAAGATAGAACTAACACCGCTTGCGATGACTCAACAGGAGATTCAAGGATTGCCACCTTCATTTATTGCAGTAGCGCAGAGGGATAACATAAAGGAAGATGGTATCGCGATGCATCAGAAGCTGCGGGAGGCAGGGGTAAGTTCCACTCTTTATGAAGTTGAGAATGTAACCCATGGATTTATCGAAAATACTTATAATTATGACTATGTGAGTGAAAATTCTAGAAATAAAACGACGGAAGAAGTAAAACAAGCTGCGTATGAAATCATTCAACGAGAAGTCGAATTTATAAAGCAATTATGGAGATAA
- a CDS encoding pH adaptation potassium efflux system protein B1 yields the protein MDMIKIILLLFLVGCAIAVSCTKNLLTSIIIYMSYSVVMSIIWIILESPDLAITEAAVGAGVTSILFFVTLKKIHAIKGEEDDVETKKK from the coding sequence ATGGATATGATAAAGATTATTTTACTTCTATTCTTGGTTGGGTGTGCGATCGCAGTTAGCTGCACCAAGAACCTCTTAACATCGATCATCATCTATATGTCATATAGTGTGGTCATGTCAATTATCTGGATTATCTTAGAATCGCCGGATCTTGCCATTACAGAAGCTGCCGTTGGCGCAGGTGTGACAAGTATTCTGTTCTTTGTAACCTTGAAGAAAATTCATGCAATCAAAGGGGAGGAAGACGATGTCGAAACTAAGAAAAAGTAG
- a CDS encoding arginase produces the protein MGKQITVFNFDHVYEQERFYKESSYQWIDLTDLTGVNGYLDEASMKEIRERMRQKERTYLNFIDSGNYHYMTYLLMEQIESDFTLVLFDHHTDMMPSRFGNLMSCGCWVKRALDENPYLKQVIIIGVSDSLLDTMEKQYKQRVSLFPQSEIERDDFWREKMIKQIEYPVYISVDKDVFDEEEAKTNWDQGSLTLRQLKLALNEIHNKKAIIGVDVCGESSTASKINDRANADILHMI, from the coding sequence ATGGGAAAACAGATAACAGTTTTCAACTTCGATCACGTATATGAGCAAGAACGATTTTACAAAGAATCCTCCTATCAATGGATTGATCTCACTGATCTGACAGGCGTGAATGGTTATCTAGATGAGGCATCCATGAAAGAGATTCGAGAGCGGATGAGACAAAAGGAACGGACCTATTTAAATTTCATTGATTCGGGTAATTATCACTATATGACATATTTATTAATGGAGCAGATAGAATCCGATTTTACGTTAGTATTATTTGATCATCATACCGATATGATGCCATCTAGATTCGGTAATCTAATGTCTTGTGGATGCTGGGTCAAACGTGCATTAGATGAGAATCCATATTTGAAGCAAGTTATCATCATTGGTGTCTCAGATAGTTTACTAGATACGATGGAAAAACAATACAAACAACGAGTGTCTTTGTTCCCTCAGAGTGAGATAGAAAGAGACGATTTCTGGCGCGAAAAAATGATAAAGCAAATAGAGTATCCGGTCTATATCAGCGTTGATAAAGATGTGTTCGATGAGGAGGAAGCTAAGACTAACTGGGATCAGGGAAGTCTGACACTACGACAATTGAAATTAGCTCTAAATGAGATCCATAATAAGAAAGCGATCATAGGAGTAGATGTATGTGGGGAATCCAGTACTGCATCAAAAATTAATGATAGGGCAAATGCGGATATATTACATATGATTTAA
- a CDS encoding putative membrane protein — protein MRKRDAWFDNYKALLIILVVVGHFIEPLRDDHGTVNDLYFIIYSFHMPAFIMISGYFSKKKVPLMKEVKTLLVPYLIFQFSHYILYNLVLEESKELHLFQPHFTLWYIFCLFVWKFITPYVTKIKYIFPIAVVFGMTIGVDSTMGTLMSISRIIVYYPFFLLGYYADKERVAAFFHNRIWKVIAGSIVAGYGLLIYFVVPNDDVYNKFVSCRYCYEELELNAYEGTLLMGAFYLVALVLTISVGLLISSKVHWFTYLGQRTMSIYLFHGLIQRFLLGYTDIYDEINTHLEVGELLAFSVVLTFVLSFPVFMSMVKKLSNLKIERILKEE, from the coding sequence ATGAGAAAGCGAGACGCTTGGTTTGACAATTATAAAGCATTATTAATTATACTAGTTGTAGTGGGACATTTTATCGAGCCACTTCGTGATGATCACGGTACTGTAAATGATCTTTATTTTATTATTTATTCCTTTCATATGCCTGCATTTATTATGATATCCGGATATTTTTCAAAGAAAAAGGTTCCGTTGATGAAAGAAGTAAAGACATTATTAGTACCCTATTTAATATTTCAATTTTCACACTATATTTTATATAATCTAGTATTAGAAGAGAGTAAGGAACTTCATTTATTTCAGCCACACTTTACATTGTGGTATATCTTTTGTTTATTTGTATGGAAGTTCATTACACCATATGTAACAAAGATAAAATATATCTTTCCGATTGCAGTTGTTTTTGGGATGACAATTGGAGTTGATTCAACGATGGGAACATTGATGAGTATTTCTCGTATTATCGTATATTATCCATTCTTCTTGCTTGGATATTATGCAGATAAAGAGCGTGTTGCAGCCTTCTTTCATAATCGGATCTGGAAAGTAATTGCCGGAAGTATTGTGGCAGGCTATGGCTTATTAATTTATTTTGTTGTACCAAATGATGATGTTTATAATAAGTTTGTTTCTTGTCGTTACTGTTATGAGGAACTTGAGTTAAATGCTTATGAAGGAACTTTATTAATGGGAGCATTCTACTTGGTTGCTTTGGTGTTAACGATAAGTGTTGGACTTTTGATCTCGAGTAAAGTTCACTGGTTTACTTACCTTGGTCAGCGAACCATGAGTATCTATTTGTTCCATGGCCTGATCCAGCGTTTCTTATTAGGCTATACTGATATTTATGATGAGATCAATACTCACCTTGAGGTTGGAGAATTATTAGCATTTAGCGTTGTATTGACGTTTGTATTATCGTTTCCGGTATTTATGTCTATGGTAAAGAAATTATCTAACTTGAAGATAGAGAGGATACTGAAAGAAGAATAA
- a CDS encoding Na(+) H(+) antiporter subunit F, whose product MNYLLAGSIIALSILICFCLVRAIIGPRIADRIVAVNMIGTLTIIIICMLAIYLKESYLVDVALVYAMISFLAVVVLCKVYTGVYLEKKKKEEER is encoded by the coding sequence ATGAATTACTTATTAGCAGGTAGTATTATCGCACTAAGCATTCTGATCTGTTTCTGTTTAGTACGTGCGATCATAGGGCCAAGGATTGCTGACCGAATTGTGGCAGTTAATATGATCGGTACCTTAACCATCATTATCATCTGCATGTTGGCTATTTACCTAAAAGAAAGTTATCTGGTAGACGTTGCACTTGTATACGCGATGATCAGTTTCTTAGCGGTTGTCGTTTTATGCAAAGTCTATACAGGGGTTTACTTGGAGAAAAAGAAGAAAGAGGAGGAAAGATAG
- a CDS encoding Na(+) H(+) antiporter subunit E — MFLILFFLWVIFNGRVTVEIVIFGACIAAAVELFMYKYMDYSPKVTTRLAKNLLRILHYGAILVQEVVKANLQVISLIFSTKYEVEPQIIHFKSDLKSDVAKVTLANSITLTPGTITISLEEDTFTVLCLDKEFAEGIEDSQFVHLLEKMEE, encoded by the coding sequence ATGTTTTTAATTCTATTTTTTCTATGGGTCATTTTTAATGGAAGAGTAACAGTAGAAATTGTGATATTTGGTGCCTGTATTGCAGCTGCAGTAGAGTTATTCATGTATAAGTACATGGATTATTCACCAAAGGTTACAACTCGTCTTGCTAAGAACTTGTTACGCATCTTACATTATGGCGCCATATTAGTTCAAGAAGTGGTAAAGGCCAATTTACAAGTGATCTCACTGATTTTCAGCACAAAGTATGAGGTTGAACCACAAATCATTCATTTTAAGTCAGATCTTAAAAGTGATGTAGCAAAGGTTACATTAGCCAATTCTATTACGTTGACACCTGGTACGATCACAATATCGCTCGAAGAGGATACATTTACCGTATTATGTTTAGACAAAGAATTTGCAGAAGGAATCGAAGATTCCCAATTTGTTCATTTGCTAGAGAAGATGGAGGAATAA
- a CDS encoding sodium/proton antiporter: MGTLFVNLEEVVAVILFGIGLCTLLLQKNLIKKIIGFDIMDTAVYLFLTSQGYIEGRKAPIVVNGVQSVEAYVNPIPSGLVLTGIVVSVSISAIMLSLTIRLYRKYHTLDLDEIIQLSKKEEN; encoded by the coding sequence ATGGGAACTCTCTTTGTAAATTTAGAAGAAGTGGTAGCGGTAATCTTATTTGGAATTGGATTATGTACGTTACTGCTTCAGAAGAACTTAATTAAGAAAATTATCGGATTCGATATCATGGATACAGCAGTATACCTCTTTCTGACATCACAAGGCTATATCGAAGGGCGTAAGGCGCCGATCGTAGTAAATGGGGTGCAATCGGTGGAAGCATATGTGAACCCGATTCCAAGTGGGCTTGTACTGACAGGTATCGTAGTATCTGTAAGTATTAGTGCAATTATGCTTTCTTTAACGATCCGCTTATATCGTAAGTATCACACACTTGATTTAGATGAAATTATACAGTTATCGAAGAAGGAGGAAAATTAG
- a CDS encoding pyridoxal kinase, with product MERQKRVLVINDLSSYGRCALTVSMPILSAMGIETCPLPTALLSTNGAFRGHVMVDQTNMMEQTLRHFKELELSFDAILIGLLTNTKQADLIEDFLKAQKGSKPFVILDPIMGDHGKLYSVTKKEVSAALRKLVAYADVITPNLTEVCELLEIPYESNLTSGWLKEQCERLRKLGAKEIVITGIPDDNKLINYIATTDGKLENVVVEKVGNDRCGTGDVFSSVLTGCLLHQKSLFDAVEAAADFLVKTIEYSNACHSPEKNGVCFESFLAELSHKYH from the coding sequence ATGGAAAGACAGAAAAGGGTACTTGTGATCAATGATTTATCAAGTTATGGAAGATGTGCATTAACGGTATCTATGCCCATCTTAAGTGCGATGGGAATTGAAACATGTCCGCTGCCAACGGCTTTATTAAGTACGAATGGAGCATTCAGAGGACACGTTATGGTGGATCAGACCAACATGATGGAGCAGACGCTCAGGCATTTTAAAGAACTGGAATTGTCGTTTGATGCAATTTTAATTGGATTATTAACCAATACAAAACAAGCGGATCTAATTGAGGATTTTCTTAAGGCTCAAAAAGGTTCCAAACCGTTTGTCATACTTGATCCAATTATGGGGGATCATGGTAAGCTTTATTCTGTGACAAAAAAAGAAGTTAGTGCGGCATTAAGAAAATTAGTAGCATATGCAGATGTGATCACACCGAATCTAACAGAAGTGTGTGAACTGCTTGAAATTCCGTATGAATCGAATTTAACAAGTGGCTGGCTGAAGGAACAATGTGAAAGGCTTCGTAAGTTAGGAGCAAAGGAAATAGTAATTACCGGAATTCCGGATGATAATAAATTGATAAATTATATTGCCACTACGGATGGAAAATTAGAAAACGTGGTGGTAGAAAAAGTAGGAAATGATCGTTGTGGGACAGGAGATGTCTTCAGTTCTGTATTGACCGGATGTCTGTTACATCAGAAGAGTCTTTTTGACGCAGTAGAAGCGGCAGCAGATTTTCTGGTGAAAACGATCGAATATTCAAATGCTTGTCATAGTCCTGAGAAAAATGGCGTATGTTTTGAGTCATTTTTAGCAGAGCTATCACATAAATATCATTGA